The Pelorhabdus rhamnosifermentans genome includes the window CCGCACTTTTAAGATAGACTAATGTTCCCGCCTGCGCGCGCTTTACGCCCAATAATTCCGGACAACGCTTGCCACCTACGTATTACCGCGGCTGCTGGCACGTAGTTAGCCGTGGCTTCCTCCTCAGGTACCGTCATTGCGACTCATTATTCACAAATCGCACATTCGTCCCTGAAGACAGAGTTTTACGACCCGAAAGCCTTCTTCACTCACGCGGCGTTGCTCCATCAGGCTTTCGCCCATTGTGGAAGATTCCCCACTGCTGCCTCCCGTAGGAGTCTGGGCCGTGTCTCAGTCCCAGTGTGGCCGTTCATCCTCTCAGACCGGCTACTGATCGTCGCCTTGGTAGGCCATTACCCCACCAACTAGCTAATCAGACGCAGACCCATCTTCCAGCGATAGCTTATAAATAGAGGCCATCTTTCTTTGTCTCTTCTTATGAAGAAACAAACACATTCGGTATTAGCAACCCTTTCGGATTGTTGTCCCCATCTGGAAGGCAGGTTGTCTACGTGTTACTCACCCGTTCGCCACTAAGAAATCATTGCTGATTTCTCCGTTCGACTTGCATGTGTTAGGCACGCCGCCAGCGTTCGTCCTGAGCCAGGATCAAACTCTCCATAAAAGTATATTTTATGAAGCCTTTTGATAGGCTCTATAAATTCAAATCAGAAATTATTTTGGTTGGTTTCTTATAAAAGAAACCCGCACATCTGGCATTAATCATTACCATTGTTTAGTTTTCAGAGAGCATGTTGTCTTGCGACAGCTTTTATATGTTACCACATCGCAAGCGATGTTGTCAACATATTTTTTTGCTTCACAACCGTAACTGCAAAAGCATTTGTCTGTCGTTTTTAGCGACTCGTTTATATTATCACAGGCGCCCTGTTATGTCAACAACTTTTTTCAGTTTCAACTGATTGTAATTGTTGTTTTTGAGACGGCCTAACGAGACAGCTCATATAGAATATCACAAATCATTTCGTTATGCAAAAAGAAATATCTTATATTTTAAACAAAGAGCCCAACAAACTATTTAACCATAGTTTATTGAGCTCTCTTCCTAGCAAAACTTCATTCGTTTACTGCTCTCTTTGTTTCATTTGCGGAAAGAAAATCACATCACGTATCGATGCACTGTCCGTGAGTAACATAACAAGCCTGTCAATACCGATACCAAGGCCGCCTGTGGGCGGCATACCATACTCAAGAGCCGTCACATAGTCCTTATCCATCATGTGAGCCTCATCATCCCCTGATTCACGTTGTTCTACTTGTTTCAAGAAACGGCCTTCCTGATCGATAGGGTCATTGAGTTCCGAAAATCCATTGGCCAGTTCACGCCCGAAAACAAAAGCCTCAAAGCGATCTGTAATTTCACTATTTTCTTTATTACGTTTCGCCAGTGGTGAAATTTCGGTTGGGTGTCCCGTAATAAAGGTTGGTTCAATTAAATTTTCTTCTACTTTTTCCTCAAATACCTTATTCACAATACCGCCAATGCCATCGCCAGCAGCAAAAGGAACATGTAAAGATGTCGCAAGTGTCCGTGCTTCTTCCAGCGTAGTCACAGCAGCAAAATCGACTTGAGTATATTTCTCAATCGCTTCCGTCATAGACATGCGATTCCATGGCGGCGTCAAATCAATTTCTTGTCCTTGATAAGTAATTTTCATGGTACCTAAGACATCTAAAGCAATCTTAGAAATCAATTCTTCCGTAAGTTCCATAACAACCTGATAGTCACCAAACGCCTGATAAATCTCAACGAGTGTAAATTCCGGATTATGCTTAATATCAATGCCTTCATTGCGGAATACCCGTCCTACTTCATAAACCTTTTCAAATCCGCCAACAATGAGACGTTTCAAATAAAGCTCAGGAGCAATACGCATATACAGATCGATACCAAGAGCATTGTGATGTGTAATAAAAGGTTTTGCGGCCGCACCACCTGCAATAGAATGCATCATGGGCGTTTCTACTTCTAAAAAGCCCTTTTGCTCTAAAATCTGACGTAATTTTGAAATAATTTTACTCCGTTTAACAAAGGTATCCTTTACTTCCGGATTTACAATTAAATCTAAATAACGTTGACGATAACGGACTTCTACATCCTTTAATCCATGAAATTTTTCCGGCAACGGACGTAGGGCTTTCGCAAGTACTTCAAAATCAGTTACTTTTACACTAATTTCACCACGATGTGTCCGAAACATGGTTCCTTCAACACCAATGTGATCACCAATATCAAGTAACCGAAAAAGAGCATAATCTTCTTCTCCTAGCACATCTTGACGAAAATAAAGCTGAACACCACCTGACATATCCATGAGATGGGCAAAACTAGCCTTTCCATGACCACGAATGGCCATGACACGCCCGCAGATACGCACCGTTTTTTCTTCCAATTCTTCAAATTGTTCAACAACTTCAGCTGCATGATGAGTAGCCTTGTAGTTGCGACCAAACGGTTCAATTCCTTTGTCTGCAATAGCCGTCATTTTTTCACGGCGTGATTTCATCAATTCATTCAGCTCTTCCGCCGTAACTGGCGTATCTTTTACCTCAACGTGTTTACTCATTTTTTTACTTCCCCCGATAAACCTTTATCTAGGCCCGTTTAATATTTAATACTTCGTATTTTAAAATGCCTGCTGGAACATTCACTTCAACAACACTACCCACTTTTTGTCCTATAATGGCTTCACCGACTGGAGATTCATTAGAAATTTTAAACTCGCTAGG containing:
- the lysS gene encoding lysine--tRNA ligase; amino-acid sequence: MSKHVEVKDTPVTAEELNELMKSRREKMTAIADKGIEPFGRNYKATHHAAEVVEQFEELEEKTVRICGRVMAIRGHGKASFAHLMDMSGGVQLYFRQDVLGEEDYALFRLLDIGDHIGVEGTMFRTHRGEISVKVTDFEVLAKALRPLPEKFHGLKDVEVRYRQRYLDLIVNPEVKDTFVKRSKIISKLRQILEQKGFLEVETPMMHSIAGGAAAKPFITHHNALGIDLYMRIAPELYLKRLIVGGFEKVYEVGRVFRNEGIDIKHNPEFTLVEIYQAFGDYQVVMELTEELISKIALDVLGTMKITYQGQEIDLTPPWNRMSMTEAIEKYTQVDFAAVTTLEEARTLATSLHVPFAAGDGIGGIVNKVFEEKVEENLIEPTFITGHPTEISPLAKRNKENSEITDRFEAFVFGRELANGFSELNDPIDQEGRFLKQVEQRESGDDEAHMMDKDYVTALEYGMPPTGGLGIGIDRLVMLLTDSASIRDVIFFPQMKQREQ